In one window of Janthinobacterium sp. 1_2014MBL_MicDiv DNA:
- a CDS encoding pyridoxamine 5'-phosphate oxidase family protein, translating to MPLYSSEQLASIADKIKSVKFGMLTTSDDTRTLTSRPLTQQQVDGEGRIWFFVSDEAAYTRDLLNNPQVNVSFVDTGDSLYVSVCGHAELLKDRAKAEELWSPLMKAWFPGGLDDPKLSLIKVTIQSAEYWDSSASKMTQFFEMAKAAITGETPKDLGEHGRIDL from the coding sequence ATGCCACTGTATTCCAGCGAACAACTGGCCAGCATCGCCGACAAGATCAAGAGCGTCAAGTTCGGCATGCTCACCACCAGCGACGACACGCGCACTCTCACCAGCCGGCCACTGACGCAGCAGCAGGTCGACGGCGAGGGCCGGATCTGGTTTTTCGTTTCAGACGAGGCCGCTTATACGCGCGACTTGCTGAACAACCCGCAAGTCAATGTCAGCTTCGTCGATACGGGCGACAGCCTGTACGTGTCCGTCTGCGGCCATGCGGAATTGCTGAAGGACCGCGCCAAGGCGGAAGAGCTGTGGAGCCCGCTGATGAAAGCGTGGTTCCCGGGCGGACTCGACGATCCGAAGCTGTCGCTGATCAAGGTGACGATACAGTCGGCCGAATACTGGGATAGCAGCGCCAGCAAGATGACGCAATTCTTCGAGATGGCCAAGGCTGCCATCACGGGGGAGACGCCGAAGGACTTGGGAGAACATGGCCGCATCGACCTGTAG
- a CDS encoding PepSY-associated TM helix domain-containing protein, protein MANAGAADKARNNASRAVWLKNLHQWHWISSALCLLGMFLFAITGITLNHAGQIESKPAITRQKAALPAPLVTELAAYAAKHDGANAPMPAAAETWLKQQWSLNAGGRPAEWSIDEVYLPLPKAGGDAWVRIGLEDGAAEYELTDRGWVSWLNDVHKGRNTGVAWSWFIDIFAAACIVFCLTGLLILKFHAANRPFTWPMVGLGILIPCAIALLFIH, encoded by the coding sequence ATGGCTAACGCGGGCGCCGCAGACAAGGCCAGGAACAATGCCAGCCGCGCCGTCTGGCTGAAGAATTTGCACCAATGGCACTGGATCAGCTCGGCGCTGTGCCTGCTGGGCATGTTTCTGTTCGCCATCACCGGCATCACCCTCAATCACGCCGGCCAGATCGAATCCAAGCCGGCGATCACGCGGCAGAAGGCCGCATTGCCGGCGCCGCTGGTCACGGAACTGGCCGCGTATGCCGCCAAGCACGATGGCGCCAACGCCCCGATGCCCGCCGCCGCCGAAACCTGGCTCAAGCAGCAGTGGTCGCTCAACGCGGGCGGCCGTCCCGCCGAATGGAGCATCGACGAAGTGTATCTGCCGCTGCCCAAGGCGGGCGGCGACGCCTGGGTGCGCATCGGCCTGGAAGATGGCGCCGCCGAATATGAATTGACGGACCGGGGCTGGGTGTCCTGGCTCAACGATGTCCACAAGGGCCGCAACACGGGCGTGGCCTGGAGCTGGTTCATCGACATCTTTGCCGCCGCCTGCATCGTGTTCTGCCTGACCGGCTTGCTGATTTTGAAGTTCCATGCGGCCAACCGGCCATTTACCTGGCCGATGGTTGGCCTCGGTATCCTGATACCCTGCGCGATCGCCTTGCTGTTTATCCACTGA